TGCATTAAGAGTTGAAACCTGGCTTTCAGCTACATGGCATGTTAAAGTGCCTGTAACGTGGCTAGAAGCTTGTATTAACTGGATCCAAGAAGAAAATGATAATGTTAATTTGAGTCAggcacaaatgaataaacaagtgtTTGAGCAGTGGCTCCTTACCGACCTGAGAGATTTGGAGCTTCGTCTTTTACCTAGCGGCATTTTAGAAACTCCGAAAGGAGAACTGAATGGATTTTTTGCTCTGCAGATTAATTCATTGGTTGATGTAAGTCAGCCTGCATATGCCCAGATACAAAAGTTGAGAGGAAAGAATACAACCAATGACCTAATTACAGCTGAAACACAAGTAACCCCCAAACCTTGGGAAGCAAAGCCTTCACGAATGTTGATGCTACAGCTAACTGATGGAATTGTACAAATTCAAGGAATGGAGTATCAGTCTATTCCAGCTCTGCATAGTGATCTTCCTCCAGGTACAAAAATTTTGAtttatggaaatatttctttCCGTCTTGGTGTTCTCTTGTTGAAAccagaaaatgtgaaagtgttggGAGGAGAAGTCGATGCTCTTTTAGAGGAATATGCCCAAGAAAAAGTTCTTGCAAGATTAATTGGGGAACCTGATCCTATAGTTTCAGTCATACCAAATAATTCTAACCAAAGCATTGCCAGAATTACGGATGTTCTAGATCCTGCGTTGGGACCTTCTGATGAAGAACTCTTGGCAAGTCTTGATGAAAATGATGAGCTTGCAGCAAATAATAATACCTCTTTGGAAAGAAGTTGTTTCATAGGTAATTCCTCAAATACTGTTCCCATCAGACAGTCAGATTTTGAAACAGAACTTGTTATTTCTCCAAGGCCAAAGGAGAAACCACGAAACCAATCTATgctttttactgatgaggaattAGATGACTTTTCATTGGAGGAGGCCTTGCTTTTAGAAGAAGCTGTCCAGAAAGAACAGATGGAGACCAAAGAATTACAGCTGTTGACTTTGAACAGAACTACAGATGAAAGTATAGAGAAGTTTTCACATAGATCTAATActctaaataatttttcttttatttgcaaaaatggaaacaataattgGAGTGAAAAAAACTTATCTGAGCAAATGACTAGTGAAGACAAATCTCTTAGTTGTCCATCTACTAGAGACCAAAACAGTAGTAGTCTTTCAGTTAATCATAATGTACCCCTACCCCATGATTTTACAAGTAAAGGTAAGAGCTCAGagacatataaaataaaacaaattagcaGTTCGGATGGACATtccttaaataataaaatgttcaatGGAGAGCTAGTCAGTAATGTACCAAAAAAGAGTTCAGATGTTCCTAATGAAAATGAGCGCCATTTACAGACTTGTTCTTTACAATTGTCAGAGAATAGCATTGGACTTCCTATCACCATGGATTTGTATTCTCCACCCTTTATCTATTTGTCTGTTCTAATGGCCAGCAAACCAAAGGAGGTTACAACAGTGAAAGTCAAAGCATTTATTGTAACTTTAACTGGAAATCTCTCAAGTTCTGGTGGCATTTGGAGTGTAAGAGCAAAAATTTCTGATGGTACTGCATATCTAGATGTAGACTTTGTAGATGAAATACTTACTAGTCTGATAGGGTTTTCAGTATCAGAAATGAAACGGTTGAAAAAGGATCCTTGTAAATACCAAAAGTTCCTGGAAGGTTTGCAGAAATGTCAGAGAGAGCTAATAGATTTGTGCTGTCTGATgactatttcatttaatccctCCTTGTCTAAGGCAATGGTACTGGCATTACAAGATGTTAATACAGACCACCTTGAGAACCTAAAGAGgagattaaagaaataatttactgaaatagtattaaaaaacaattcaaataaGCAAGGAAATACTTAGAATTAAATTTGTCCTTTTACTTTCACAACTTTTTGAAAAGGAAGTTTCATAACTgatttcagtttaattttaaaatgcttgatCATGATTGTGTgtttaagtttttttaataaagttttttatagtaagtgtttgctgaatgaatttgATGACCCATTGTTGAGGAATTTTGTTTTCCACTTGTTATTTCACATAAGGTGACTGGTAAAGTATGGTATTGGTGTTTACCAATGAGTCATACTGTTGAAATAAGGTGAACAATTATAAGTAGGTAGTTGAGTACTTCTAATTTGTACCCCAAAAGATTTGTTTATAAtgtttttcttaggaaaaaatgtaaatccAGTGGAATAGAATGTTAGACTTTCAGATGTTAATTGTTTTGCtggtttttattttgctgattgtAAATATTTTGTCTGGTATATTTAAGGCAATTATTATCTTAACTAGATACCATTTCAAAGATTATATTGAATAGTTAAAAACTTGATTTTCAAGGATAATCTATTAAGAAGATCCAGTTAACTTTTGGGGGGATTAAAATAAGATGTATATCTATGTCTTTAGTTGTTATATCCTTTCTGAATTAGTTTTACATGTAAGTCTTCCTTTAGTTTTGTTGGAAGTGCTGATTTCTTTTTCAAGGGAGGCTGTTTCCCACTTTCCCATTTTGCTGTTAAAAAGTCACATTTGAAAGgttaagttatttttattattcttttttaaaaatgtaaattaaagtatctttaattttaaaacattaaataataaaatgaacacatggcatttttaaaagttatgtaaAAGGAAATACCTGGAAGtaagataaatacatatataaaaatatgatatggATATAgcagaaaaatattctaaaaatcttTTGTCATTATTGGTTGAAGGATGATTATCAGAGTTCAAGGCACAATCCAGATTTTGCTGCTATATCCTCTGATAATAACCACTTCTATGTCCTTGCAGAGCTTATTTACTACAAGAGGTCTAAATGGATGGCATTATCTTTCATTATCTTTCTTCTAACTGTTCTCCTTTACTCTGTCTCTGTGAGTAGTGCTTGAAAGctgttattaaattttattttctcttcatattcAGTTACTGAAGACTGGGTATAGTACTTAACggtcttcccaggtgacgctagtggttaaagagcccacctgccaatgcaggagacataaaaggtgtgggtttgatccctgggtcatgaagatcttctggaggagggtttagcaactcactccagtattcttgctggagaatcccatgaacagaggagcctggtgggctacagtccatatggttgctaagagtcaaagttgcaaagacacaactgaagcttcgtaacatgcacacacacggtACTTTACCATATCAATCCTTTCTTCTGTATTGGACCTTTGTTTCTGACTCTAATCTTCACTGGACTGGAGTATTCCAGTAGGATTACTAATTGGCCTGTGCCTTATTTTGTCCTTAAGCCTTTAACCATAATTCTGCCTGAATGATCTTTCTGACCATTCTTGTTTATTAATAAACTTGTTTACTACTCTTTGTTGCCCTCTGATATCAACCTTTTCCAAACTCTTCATCTAGTAAGACCTTTTGCAGTCTGCTCCTTGCCTTCCTTTTCAGCCTTGCCTTGCCTCCTAATTCTTCACCTACCTTGTCTGCCAGTAAATTTTAGTCATAGTTGTTCCCCAAATGTGGGATATACTTCATACTTATACTCAAGCTCATAGTAATAACCCTACCTCCCAGATTTCCACTCAACTTAAGCTTTAGATTCCCATTGAAGTGCTTCATGAATTTCCCTATCCACTTTCATGCCCTTTGTATATTGTATAGactattatttatgttttattatacttttttgcTTCCCGTATTCTACTGCTACATTTTGGGCAGAATAATTCTTTTGTAGAGAGCTGTCATGGGCACCCTTTAGCAACATCCTGGCCTCTACATGTGATGTAGAATCCTTCCAgttatagatgaatggataaagaagttgtggtatgtatatacaatgaaatattacttagccataaaaaggaatgaatttgagtcaactgaactgagatggatgaacctagagcctgttatacagagtacagtaagtcagaaagaaaaatatcatgtattaaaacatacatagaaaagagagtgatcagagatcaaattgccaacatctgctagatcactgaaaaagcaagagagttcagagaaacatctacttttgctttattgattatgccaaagccttggactatgtggattgcaacaaactggagaattcttcaagagatgggaataccagatttcAGGTAtgaaattgtatgcaggtcaagaagcaacaattggaactgcacatggaacaacagactggttccaaaattgggaaaggagtatgtcaaggctttatattgtcaccttgtttatttaacttatatgcagagtacatcatgcacagtgctgggctggatgaagtacaagctggaatcaagattgcggggagaaatatcaataacctcagatatgcagatgacatcacctttatggcagaaagcgaggaggAACTTAAGACCCtcttgaaagtggagagtgaaaaagttggcttaaaactcaacatttagaaaactaagatcatggcatccgatcctatcacttcatggcaattagatggggaaacaatggaaacagagactttattttttggggttccaaagtcactgcagatggtgactgcagccatgaagttaaaagatgcttgccccttggaagaaaatctatgaccaacctagacagcatattaaaaagcagagacattaccagcaaagatccatctagGCAGAgccatgtttttttccagtagtcatgtatagatgtgagagttggactataaagaaagctgagtgccaaagaactgatgcttttgaactgtggtgttggagaagactcttgagagtcccttggacagcaaggagatccaaccagtccatcgtaaaggaaatcagtcctgaatatttattggaaggactgatgctgaagctgaaactccaatactttggccacctgatgcaaagaactgactcattggaaaagaccctttagctgggaaagattgaaggcgagaggagaagggggggcgacaggatgaggtggttggatggcatcaccgatgcaatggacatgagtttgagtaggctccaggagttggtgatggacagggaagcctggtgtgctgcagtccatggggtcgcaaagagttgaacacgactgagcaactgaactgaaaacatagaaaaatggtattgatgaacctatttgcagggcaggaatagagacacaggcatagagaacagacttgtggacacagtgggggaaagagagggtgggatgaattgggagagtagcattgaaacatccCTTACCATTGTAAAATAGCTAGTGGAAAGTTGCTGTATGACaaagggagctcaacctggtgctcctacaacctagaagggtaggatggaagagggtgagagggaggggaaatatgtatatttatccctgggtagggataaattctcctctggagaaggaaatggcaacccactccagtactcttgcctgggaaatcccatggacagaaggaacttggcaggctacagcccatgaggtcttAAGAGCTgaacaagacttagtgactgaacaacaacaaaacggctgatttatgttgtatggcagaaaccaacacaacattgtaaaacaataatcctccaatttaaaaaatccttcagTTGTGACAAGCAAAGATCTTTCCTggagcaaatatttgcaaatagcAAAATATTCCTGGAGAGACAAAATTGCCCTGGGTTGAGAACCATTACTGTAATGAAATATAAGCTGCTTGAGGGTGTGGCTAATTCATTACCTTTTTAACTCCACTAAATGTTTACTGTTACTATAAATGAATCATCATGTCATCTGTGTTCCCTTGCTTAATATCTTTTAGTGATTTCTCATTATGTGTTCAATAGCATGGTATTTAAAGCCCCCCAAACCTCTGTATGCATGGCTCCTCGGGTATCTtcagtgaaagaataaattagaaaaatctgCCCAATACCAAAGGGAGACTATAAAAAAACTTGGTTGACTTCACCTAGATTCTAATAGAGGGGGGAAAACAGTTTTCTCTGAGAATCTGTAGCTAAAGgactgttatttattatttatttttggctgtgctgcatctgctgtgtaggcttttctccagttctggtgggcagggtctattctctagttgaggtatgcaggcttttcattgcagtggcttctcttgttgcagagcatgggctctagggtaccTTTAGtaattgcagcacgtgggctcagtatttgcagcacgagaacacaggctcagtagttgtggctcacaggcttagttgcttcccAGCCTATGGAATCTAACcagattcagggattgaaccatgtgtCCTGAGGTTCAATtggttggcaggcggattctttaccactgtgctaccagggaaacctggtCTGTTCTTATATGAGACTAAGCAGACACTTAAGTTACCTGTGTGATAATCTCCAACTCAGAATttaacataaaaaggaatgaccCTGTGGGAACCTGGCAGAAGCAAATGGAAAGTGGAAAATGGGTATAATCAGATCATCTTTAACTTCTTGGGAGTGAATCTGCTTTCAGAGATTATATGTTCTTTGCTCCTGCATTCTGTATATCTTATATGTATTGATCATTACTCTAGGCCACCACTGCTTGAGACTGGTGGGTATATCTGCTCAATTCTAGAGTTAGCAGGCAATAAAAGAAATGCTCAGACACCCATGGACTTAATATGTGCAAgagggaaacaaaagagaaaagatgaaaatatcaACAGGGGAATgggtattttaaaaaactaaaagactGTAACAGCTGAAATTTTGAAAAGTCAATGAATGAGCTTAACACCAGATGAAACACAGCTGAAGACACAGTGAAATTTGGtcagaagaaaaaattcagagTATATAGAGACAAGAGGATGGAAAAGAACCAAAAAGTGATACAACACCAAGAAGGGCTAACATTAATATAACTGTAGTCCCCCCAAAAGAGAGGAAATAGAGGATACTTAGAGTTAAtgcttaagaaattttaaaatttagggaaATCAAGCTGCAAATTCTGGAAGTCCCACAAAACCTGAGCAAAATATATTCAGAGTAATCATACCTGTGCAAATATCAATACCattgaaagctaaaaaaaaaaaaaaaaaatccagaatccAGAGCAGTGAAAGAAGGCATATTTCAAAGCACCAGAAAACACCCAGTGTGAATCATGATGTGCACCTATAACTTAATGCCAAttttacttcagttaaaaaatttgGGAATCAAAAGATGGGATGTCATTTTCAAAGTGACAAAAAATAAGTACCAACTTAAAGAGTTCTATACAAAGCAAAAATGCCCTCAACAGTAAGGGTGCAACtggtaaaattaagaaaatttcatacacaaaaataattttttccctaaCTACACAAAAATGTCTTtaagcagaaggaaaatgataaccAGATGGAAGCTTAGAGATGCAAGAAGGAATGAACAGCTGAAAGAGTAAATATATGGGTTAAATGAATAGTGattttgaaatggaaataatgttttgagggtttaaaaaaaacaacaacagaaaaacccaaaggacTAAACTACATGAAAACAACAGCATTTAAATTGGGTGAGgaataaagaaaagtattttaaggTCCTATGTCTGAGAAAAGGTTAAAGTTGTAGTTTTATATTAGACTTGAATATTCAGAGTTTTATGTTATAATAATGAGTATCTACACTGAAAGGTTTATAAAACTTTATCACTATAtattaatggaataaaataacaacaaaaagtatactcaatacaaaaagcaagaaagagaaaagaacaaaatagtgtATAGGGAAAACATTTGGTGAGGTGGTAAATTTAAATCCAAATGGATcagaaattacattaaatgtaaataagcTAAGTCTtccaataaaagacaaaaattgtcAGTAACATAATCCAATTACAGTCAtactttgttttattgtgctttgctttattgcagcttttataaattgaaggtttgtggcaaccctgtgtcaagcaagtctttggtaccatttttctgatttattttaaagtatatacatctttttagacataatgctacaCACAGTCTACAATACAGTGTAAACacgggcttcctagatggctcagtggtaaggaatcttcctgacaatggaggaaatgtgagttcaatccctgggtcaggaagatcccctggagaaggaagtggcaaacccacttcagtgttaCTGGCTGGGAAgctgaatggacagaggagcctggtgggctacagtccatgggggttgcaaaagagtcaaacatgacttagcaactaaacaacagtgtaAAGAAAACCTTTATGTGCACTGGGAAAACAAATTTGTATGATTGACTGTTGTGATAATTGCTTTATTGTGGAGGTGtagaactgaacccacaatatctccGAGGTATGCTTGTATATACAAGAGAGACACATAAAATGCAAGGatgcaaaaaaatgaaaggatataaaaatatatataaacactggAAAAAAGCTGCTATGGCTATATTAACATCAAACAACTTTGGGCCAAAGATTTACTAGTAGTAAAGAGAGTTGATAAGACTAATTCAACAGGGAGATTTGGCAATTCTAAATGTAAAGAATTCAATATATTGTGTCTCAGTTTATCAGAGAACTACaaggagaaatagagaaatcTGCAATCATAGAGGAAGATCACATAGTAACCAAAATTGGTAGAGTTACAGAAAATACTATTGACCTAATAACCGTGTATAGGCTACTGTACTCAACAAATAATACAGTTTTTCATGGACACATGGAGCATTTACAAAAATGACAATTCTCTATACTGGAAAGCAAAtctaaacaagattaaaaaatttGTAACCAGAGCATAATTCTTTGattgtaattaaaaaacaaaaacaacagcaaagggGGAAGGGTAGAAAATGTCatgtttagaaaatacaaaacataCTCCAAAGTAACCTTGGTTTAAGGAAGAATccacaatgaaagaaaatatttcatttaaaaaataaagtatcaatGTATGAGGTGTGGACAAAACTGCTTAGAGaagcactttatatttttattagaataaagGCTAAAAgtcagtgaaaaagaaagtgaagttgctcagttgtgtctgactctttgtgaccccatggactgtagcctaccaggattctccatgggattttccaggcaagagtactggagtggattgccatttccttctccaggggatcttcccaacccagagatcgaacccgggtctcccacattgtaggcagacttttactgtctgagccagcagggaagtcctaagtGAGTTGAACATTTATCCCAGTATGTTATAAACTGCAAATGA
This portion of the Bubalus bubalis isolate 160015118507 breed Murrah chromosome 3, NDDB_SH_1, whole genome shotgun sequence genome encodes:
- the RMI1 gene encoding recQ-mediated genome instability protein 1, giving the protein MSVTRIALRVETWLSATWHVKVPVTWLEACINWIQEENDNVNLSQAQMNKQVFEQWLLTDLRDLELRLLPSGILETPKGELNGFFALQINSLVDVSQPAYAQIQKLRGKNTTNDLITAETQVTPKPWEAKPSRMLMLQLTDGIVQIQGMEYQSIPALHSDLPPGTKILIYGNISFRLGVLLLKPENVKVLGGEVDALLEEYAQEKVLARLIGEPDPIVSVIPNNSNQSIARITDVLDPALGPSDEELLASLDENDELAANNNTSLERSCFIGNSSNTVPIRQSDFETELVISPRPKEKPRNQSMLFTDEELDDFSLEEALLLEEAVQKEQMETKELQLLTLNRTTDESIEKFSHRSNTLNNFSFICKNGNNNWSEKNLSEQMTSEDKSLSCPSTRDQNSSSLSVNHNVPLPHDFTSKGKSSETYKIKQISSSDGHSLNNKMFNGELVSNVPKKSSDVPNENERHLQTCSLQLSENSIGLPITMDLYSPPFIYLSVLMASKPKEVTTVKVKAFIVTLTGNLSSSGGIWSVRAKISDGTAYLDVDFVDEILTSLIGFSVSEMKRLKKDPCKYQKFLEGLQKCQRELIDLCCLMTISFNPSLSKAMVLALQDVNTDHLENLKRRLKK